CGAGCCCCATGCATACCAGTTCGCCCGCTTAGGGGCAAAGAAAAAGAAAACAAAGCACAATACTATCCAGCACCACGCATTCGTCTTGAAGAATGAGTTTGCCAACACAAGGAACAACGCAGCCGGCATCCTGGCGCGATTCACCTCATAACGGTTGCGATTTACCACGTTTACGAACGGCCTAAGGCTATCAAGCGAGAGCACTTCCGTATCGTAGAAAATCCAGCTCCGCAAGTACCTGAAGTCGCGACTCTGCATCTGCCGTTCATCAAGTTCGTCGACAACTGCCTCCACATCGTAATTTGCGCCATCGCCAAAAGTCGACCGGCTCCATTGATAATCTCGGTAGTAGGTATATTCGTTGTTCTCGAACAATCTATTGTTGAACACCTGAAGCCCCTGGTAAGCCGCCACGCACAGGAGTAGCACAACCACAGTCGTCTTCAAAATCTTACGAGTTTCAAGGACGCTCAGCGCAAGCGTAACCGCCAAGAACGGCATTCCCAGGAGGAACCCCTCCTTGCGGAAAACGATGCCCACGACAAAGAACACCCCGCCAAGGACAATCCACAGCTTCCGCCGTCCGCCGTTGCCAAAATAGAACAGAAGAATCGCCGCAGCAGTCGATGCGGTCGCACACTGGGTAAAGGCCACCTGCAGGTAGAAATCCGGCGCAAGGCAAGCGAGCAGGAACACGGAAAGGGCAATGCCCAGCTTGCCGCCCACCTGCCGCAGCATGAAGTAGCCAAACACCGTAAACGCAGCAAACGCGGCAAGCAGCTCAAAAATAAAGTACCAGCCTATCTTCGGGAAAACCGCGTAGAAAGGCTTCAAGAAATAGGCATAGGCCCCGTTCACGAACAGCGTATGCGGGTCAAATTCGCCCCCGTAAGCCCCCGTAATCATCGCCGACATGAAGTAATCGTCCAGGGAGCCCCTATGGAGCCCGCAAACCGCAAGGCAAACCAGAAGGAAGGCCAGGTTCAAAACAACAACTTGAGCAAAATGACTATGTAGAATTTTAGCAGCAGTCATTGACAGCATTCCTATTACAAATGATCGGCTCACCTCTTTTTCATACAAAAAACCTTTTCATAAACAAAGCTGTTTTTTGTCAACAAATATGCGACCAAAACAGGAATAACCAATCTCAAAAAAGTCACTAAAACGTTTCCCACAACAGGAATCAAATCAGAATAGAAAGAAGACCACCTGTTCAACATACAATGATCCACCGCATGGACACAAAGCACAACAATACTATTGCGGCCAATAAATAAGATTATTTTCCAAAACCAATTGTCTTCGCTATAAATATTTTTTACGAGAATGAAAAGAATACAAAAGACTCCCCAAGCCCCTAAAATGTCCAATATATAAAAGCCTTCATAGCGACACTTATGTAATGCTAAACTAGAGAACGTCATACAATATAGCCAACATAAACAGCAAAAGGGAAATAAAACTTTCATTTTATCAGCATCCAACAGGTTGTACTTTTTCGATAAACAACCCATATAAAAGAAACCCAAGCAACCAAAAGCCTGCACAAAAGACAACGGTACATGGCCATATACTTCAAAAAAACACTTTGCAACAATTGCTAACACAAATATTATCGCTCCGCAAACGAAATCATTCTTGATAAAACGGAATAAAACGCACGCCAGCAGACGAGTCCAAAAAAGGCCTAGCAGGAACCAAAGAGGGCCTATAAACAATCTTTCTGGAATATCAAACAACTGTCCATAAGTCGCACCTCCCCACAAGGACGAAAACAGAGCGGTCCTTGTCATTGAATCATAAGCAAGTCCATCAAAAAAAACAAAAGCCAACATCACCATCACTAAACAGGTAAACAAATATGGCACAATTAGTCTTTGAAAATCCATAGACAGTTCCTGCTTGATTTTTCTGAATTTGTAGAAATACCCAGAAACAAAAAGGAACAATGGCATATGAAAGGTATATGCGAAGTGACTTATTTCGGCCGTTTTACAATGAACCCAAATCATAAGAACAATGCCCAATCCCTTCAGAACATCAAAGGAATCATCTCTTTTTAAAGGTTTGCACGCTCTCCTCAGCTTTCATTTGATTTAAGGACATTGGCGTCACCTCTTTTTTTCAACAATTCCATATAAATATACATTTGAAAACGCCTGCCATCTTGTAAATCAACATATTTTCAATATTCTTTTATATATTTAGCTTATGATTTGGCCGAATCGAAGGTTATTCCATCAAAGCATACTCGCTTTAGCAGAGACTCTCTCTATAGCCCTTTTCCTCTCCGATTTCGCAAATGGTTCTTGGTCATTACATGTTTGGAACATCGCAATAGCTGGAGGACTCGTTTTACTAAGCGGGGGAAAAACATCCTTTCAGGCAAAATTCCATATAAAAACCTTTTTGGCGCTCTGGCTTCTGTCCATTTTCCATCAAAGTGTCATATGGGGAATAAAAACCTTTCCGCTAGACGACTCCCAACTAGTCATATTAATCCTCCGAATGCCCTTAGATGGTTTTACATTGATATTTGCAAAAAGTTTCATACTGAAGGTTCTACTTTCCTGTTTTATAACATCATTTTTCATTTCCATACTTATTGAGCCTTGGATAAACACTAAAAAAAAGAAAGTAATATTTTTCGGCGCACTCTTTTTTATTTTCACAGTAATCAATGTCTTAACTATATGCATCAACATTCCTGTTCATCTATATAAAGAACATCTTCGCAAAGACGACATTATTTTGCAGGAATCAAAATTTTTTCAAGAAAAATATACAAATATTGACACAGTCACCATTTCAAAGGATTTTGGGACTACAAAAAACTTAATCCTAATCTTAATGGAATCTATTGAAAATTCCTTCGTTGATTCTGCTTCAGGAGGAATCCAGCAAACAAATCTTATACCAGAGCTTATGCCCTCAGACTCCAACGAATACCACTTTTCCAACAGCGAATTAATCGGAGGGGGATTCAATTCTGAAGGAGCAAATGCAACAATTTCTGCAACCATAGCAAAAACAACTGGGTGTCCGCTACTGTTGCGAAAGAACCTCAGCGACACCCTATTAGAGAAAGTTACCAGTGATTACGACATTCTTCAAAAATACGGTTATCAAAATATATTTATACAAGGAACGGATGCTGTTTTTTCTGGAACAAAAAATTTTCTTCTTTCACATGGGATAAACACTCTATATGACATGCATTCATTAGAAAAAATGCAAGATATGGACAACAGATTCCGAAAATTTCGATCATTTGATGCCGGAATTACAGACAGAACTATACTAGACATTTCAAAACACATTCTAGACACGCTCTCTAAAAAAAAGCATTTCACACTAACAATTGCTACAATAGAGACTCACTATCCCTATGGCTTCTATAACAAAGCCTGCGAAGATAAACCTCAGAACATTACAGAACAAGCCTCATTGGAAGCAACAATTAAATGTGCATCAAAAGACATGCGTAATTTCATTAACTGGGTAAAGCAACAACCTTTTTATTTAAATACCGAGATTATTATTTTAGGAGATCATCTTTTTATGGGTGATTATCTCGTCAATAAAAACACAAAGGATCGAAGATGGTACAACCTTTTCATCAATCCCATCATCAAGCCAGAAACAACAAAGCGAGAATTTACTTCTTTTGACATTGCCCCAACAATTTTAGAAAGTCTCGGTTTTACGATAGACAATCACAAAATGGGTTTTGGCACAAGTTTATTTTCCAGTGAAAGTACACTTGTTGAAAAAATAGGCATAGACTCACTAAACAAAGAACTTATAGATTTTAAAAATTCAATAGAATACAACAACATTTCTTATCCAGCGAGCATAAATCATATTCGCGACGTTCTTCATCCGTCAAAAACAGTAAAATAGTCTCATCCAAGCACCCGGTGACAAAAAACATCTTAAGATACAAGATTGATTTTGTCTACTTTTTCAGCGATGAAAAAAAAGAAAATAATCGTATTCCACACTACGTGTATCCAAAGCTTTGTCTATAGAATCTTTACCATACTTTTCCAAAAGAGT
This genomic interval from uncultured Fibrobacter sp. contains the following:
- a CDS encoding LTA synthase family protein; its protein translation is MIWPNRRLFHQSILALAETLSIALFLSDFANGSWSLHVWNIAIAGGLVLLSGGKTSFQAKFHIKTFLALWLLSIFHQSVIWGIKTFPLDDSQLVILILRMPLDGFTLIFAKSFILKVLLSCFITSFFISILIEPWINTKKKKVIFFGALFFIFTVINVLTICINIPVHLYKEHLRKDDIILQESKFFQEKYTNIDTVTISKDFGTTKNLILILMESIENSFVDSASGGIQQTNLIPELMPSDSNEYHFSNSELIGGGFNSEGANATISATIAKTTGCPLLLRKNLSDTLLEKVTSDYDILQKYGYQNIFIQGTDAVFSGTKNFLLSHGINTLYDMHSLEKMQDMDNRFRKFRSFDAGITDRTILDISKHILDTLSKKKHFTLTIATIETHYPYGFYNKACEDKPQNITEQASLEATIKCASKDMRNFINWVKQQPFYLNTEIIILGDHLFMGDYLVNKNTKDRRWYNLFINPIIKPETTKREFTSFDIAPTILESLGFTIDNHKMGFGTSLFSSESTLVEKIGIDSLNKELIDFKNSIEYNNISYPASINHIRDVLHPSKTVK
- a CDS encoding acyltransferase family protein; protein product: MRRACKPLKRDDSFDVLKGLGIVLMIWVHCKTAEISHFAYTFHMPLFLFVSGYFYKFRKIKQELSMDFQRLIVPYLFTCLVMVMLAFVFFDGLAYDSMTRTALFSSLWGGATYGQLFDIPERLFIGPLWFLLGLFWTRLLACVLFRFIKNDFVCGAIIFVLAIVAKCFFEVYGHVPLSFVQAFGCLGFFYMGCLSKKYNLLDADKMKVLFPFCCLCWLYCMTFSSLALHKCRYEGFYILDILGAWGVFCILFILVKNIYSEDNWFWKIILFIGRNSIVVLCVHAVDHCMLNRWSSFYSDLIPVVGNVLVTFLRLVIPVLVAYLLTKNSFVYEKVFCMKKR